A region of the Dyadobacter sp. CECT 9275 genome:
GCTCCGTATTTGCCCATGAAGCAACCAACCGAGGAAAAAAATGCCTCATTGTTGATCGCCGCACACACACAGGCGGAAATGTTTACTGCGAAAATATTGAAGGTATCAATGTCCATAAATATGGCGCGCACATTTTCCATACCAATGACAAAGAGATATGGGACTATGTAAATTCGTTCGTTGAATTTAACCGCTACACCAACTCTCCCGTTGCTAATTACAACGGCGCTCTGTACAACCTACCCTTTAACATGAATACTTTCTATCAGTTATGGAAAGTTCGGACGCCCGAAGAAGCCAAGGCCAAAATAGCCGAGCAGGTTAAAGAAGCAGGGATAACTGATCCGCAGAACCTGGAAGAACAGGCCATTTCGCTGGTAGGAACCGACATCTACGAAAAACTTATTAAGGCCTACACTGAAAAACAGTGGGGACGCAAAGCAACCGAGCTCCCGGCCTTTATTATCAAAAGGCTGCCGGTCAGGTTTACGTTTGACAATAACTATTTTAACGATCGTTATCAGGGAATTCCCATCGGCGGTTATAACAAACTCACCGAAGGACTGTTAAAAGGTGTAGACGTGAAGCTCGGAGTTGACTTCTTCAAGGACAGAGCTGAACTGGAAGCGCTGGCGGAAACCATTGTTTACACTGGCCAGATCGATGAATATTTCGGTTTCCAGCATGGCCAGCTGGAATATCGAAGCCTTCGGTTCGACAACCAACTGCTGGACCAGGAGAATTATCAGGGGAATGCCGTAGTGAACTATACCGACGGAGAAACTCCA
Encoded here:
- the glf gene encoding UDP-galactopyranose mutase gives rise to the protein MKNYDYLIVGAGLWGSVFAHEATNRGKKCLIVDRRTHTGGNVYCENIEGINVHKYGAHIFHTNDKEIWDYVNSFVEFNRYTNSPVANYNGALYNLPFNMNTFYQLWKVRTPEEAKAKIAEQVKEAGITDPQNLEEQAISLVGTDIYEKLIKAYTEKQWGRKATELPAFIIKRLPVRFTFDNNYFNDRYQGIPIGGYNKLTEGLLKGVDVKLGVDFFKDRAELEALAETIVYTGQIDEYFGFQHGQLEYRSLRFDNQLLDQENYQGNAVVNYTDGETPFTRIIEHKHFEFGTQPKTVITHEYPQEWSKGAEPYYPVNDDKNTEVFNKYKALAAEEKGVIFGGRLAEYRYYDMHQVIGSALKKVKVHFGE